A single region of the Leptodactylus fuscus isolate aLepFus1 chromosome 5, aLepFus1.hap2, whole genome shotgun sequence genome encodes:
- the ATP5F1C gene encoding ATP synthase F(1) complex subunit gamma, mitochondrial isoform X1, which yields MRLLRCLTLPAVTMLSRSSVLIYQPQWGQVRNMATLKDITRRLKSIKNIQKITKSMKMVAAAKYSRAERELKPARVYGTGALALYDKAEIKAPEDKKKHLIIGVSSDRGLCGAIHTSVAKAIKHEISALSDSGKEVKVVGIGDKLRGLLQRTHSDHFLLTFKEVGRKPPTFGDASVIASELLNSGYEFDLGSVVFNRFRSVISYKTDEKPFFSLDTVANAESITVYDDIDADVLRNYQEFTLANIIYFTLKESTTSEQSARMTAMDNASKNASEMIDKLTLTFNRTRQAVITKELIEIISGAAALG from the exons ATGCGCCTACTGCGCTGTCTGACCTTGCCTGCAGTCACCATGTTGTCCCGCAGCAGCGTCCTCATCTATCAGCCACAATG GGGTCAAGTCAGGAACATGGCAACTTTGAAGGACA TTACCAGGCGATTGAAATCCATCAAAAATATCCAGAAGATCACAAAGTCCATGAAGATGGTGGCAGCAGCCAAGTATTCCAGAGCGGAACGAGAGCTGAAACCAGCCAGAGTGTATGGCACTGGAGCTTTAG cCTTGTATGACAAAGCTGAGATTAAGGCTCCTGAAGACAAGAAGAAGCATCTTATTATTGGGGTGTCCTCCGACCGAGGCCTTTGTGGTGCTATTCATACCTCAGTGGCGAAAGCCATTAAACATGAAATTTCCGCTCTTTCTGACAGCGGGAAAGAAGTTAAGGTTGTTGGAATTGGGGACAAGCTGCGAGGCTTACTTCAGAG GACTCACAGTGATCATTTCCTTTTGACCTTCAAGGAAGTTGGCAGAAAACCTCCAACCTTTGGTGACGCATCTGTGATTGCTTCAGAGCTGCTGAACTCTGGCTATGAGTTTGACCTAGGCTCTGTGGTTTTCAATAGATTCAG GTCTGTGATCTCTTACAAGACTGATGAAAAGCCATTCTTTTCCCTTGACACGGTTGCAAATGCCG AGAGCATCACAGTGTATGATGACATTGATGCAGATGTATTAAGAAATTACCAAGAGTTTACTTTGGCTAATATCATCTACTTCACACTGAAAGAATCCACTACCAGTGAGCAGAGTGCTAGGATGACTGCTATGGACAATGCCAGCAAGAATGCTT ccgAGATGATTGACAAATTGACATTGACTTTCAACCGTACCCGTCAAGCCGTCATCACCAAGGAGCTTATTGAGATCATCTCTGGTGCTGCCGCTCT GGGATGA
- the ATP5F1C gene encoding ATP synthase F(1) complex subunit gamma, mitochondrial isoform X2 produces the protein MRLLRCLTLPAVTMLSRSSVLIYQPQWGQVRNMATLKDITRRLKSIKNIQKITKSMKMVAAAKYSRAERELKPARVYGTGALALYDKAEIKAPEDKKKHLIIGVSSDRGLCGAIHTSVAKAIKHEISALSDSGKEVKVVGIGDKLRGLLQRTHSDHFLLTFKEVGRKPPTFGDASVIASELLNSGYEFDLGSVVFNRFRSVISYKTDEKPFFSLDTVANAESITVYDDIDADVLRNYQEFTLANIIYFTLKESTTSEQSARMTAMDNASKNASEMIDKLTLTFNRTRQAVITKELIEIISGAAAL, from the exons ATGCGCCTACTGCGCTGTCTGACCTTGCCTGCAGTCACCATGTTGTCCCGCAGCAGCGTCCTCATCTATCAGCCACAATG GGGTCAAGTCAGGAACATGGCAACTTTGAAGGACA TTACCAGGCGATTGAAATCCATCAAAAATATCCAGAAGATCACAAAGTCCATGAAGATGGTGGCAGCAGCCAAGTATTCCAGAGCGGAACGAGAGCTGAAACCAGCCAGAGTGTATGGCACTGGAGCTTTAG cCTTGTATGACAAAGCTGAGATTAAGGCTCCTGAAGACAAGAAGAAGCATCTTATTATTGGGGTGTCCTCCGACCGAGGCCTTTGTGGTGCTATTCATACCTCAGTGGCGAAAGCCATTAAACATGAAATTTCCGCTCTTTCTGACAGCGGGAAAGAAGTTAAGGTTGTTGGAATTGGGGACAAGCTGCGAGGCTTACTTCAGAG GACTCACAGTGATCATTTCCTTTTGACCTTCAAGGAAGTTGGCAGAAAACCTCCAACCTTTGGTGACGCATCTGTGATTGCTTCAGAGCTGCTGAACTCTGGCTATGAGTTTGACCTAGGCTCTGTGGTTTTCAATAGATTCAG GTCTGTGATCTCTTACAAGACTGATGAAAAGCCATTCTTTTCCCTTGACACGGTTGCAAATGCCG AGAGCATCACAGTGTATGATGACATTGATGCAGATGTATTAAGAAATTACCAAGAGTTTACTTTGGCTAATATCATCTACTTCACACTGAAAGAATCCACTACCAGTGAGCAGAGTGCTAGGATGACTGCTATGGACAATGCCAGCAAGAATGCTT ccgAGATGATTGACAAATTGACATTGACTTTCAACCGTACCCGTCAAGCCGTCATCACCAAGGAGCTTATTGAGATCATCTCTGGTGCTGCCGCTCT ATAA
- the ATP5F1C gene encoding ATP synthase F(1) complex subunit gamma, mitochondrial isoform X3, with protein MRLLRCLTLPAVTMLSRSSVLIYQPQWGQVRNMATLKDITRRLKSIKNIQKITKSMKMVAAAKYSRAERELKPARVYGTGALALYDKAEIKAPEDKKKHLIIGVSSDRGLCGAIHTSVAKAIKHEISALSDSGKEVKVVGIGDKLRGLLQRTHSDHFLLTFKEVGRKPPTFGDASVIASELLNSGYEFDLGSVVFNRFRSVISYKTDEKPFFSLDTVANAESITVYDDIDADVLRNYQEFTLANIIYFTLKESTTSEQSARMTAMDNASKNASEMIDKLTLTFNRTRQAVITKELIEIISGAAAL; from the exons ATGCGCCTACTGCGCTGTCTGACCTTGCCTGCAGTCACCATGTTGTCCCGCAGCAGCGTCCTCATCTATCAGCCACAATG GGGTCAAGTCAGGAACATGGCAACTTTGAAGGACA TTACCAGGCGATTGAAATCCATCAAAAATATCCAGAAGATCACAAAGTCCATGAAGATGGTGGCAGCAGCCAAGTATTCCAGAGCGGAACGAGAGCTGAAACCAGCCAGAGTGTATGGCACTGGAGCTTTAG cCTTGTATGACAAAGCTGAGATTAAGGCTCCTGAAGACAAGAAGAAGCATCTTATTATTGGGGTGTCCTCCGACCGAGGCCTTTGTGGTGCTATTCATACCTCAGTGGCGAAAGCCATTAAACATGAAATTTCCGCTCTTTCTGACAGCGGGAAAGAAGTTAAGGTTGTTGGAATTGGGGACAAGCTGCGAGGCTTACTTCAGAG GACTCACAGTGATCATTTCCTTTTGACCTTCAAGGAAGTTGGCAGAAAACCTCCAACCTTTGGTGACGCATCTGTGATTGCTTCAGAGCTGCTGAACTCTGGCTATGAGTTTGACCTAGGCTCTGTGGTTTTCAATAGATTCAG GTCTGTGATCTCTTACAAGACTGATGAAAAGCCATTCTTTTCCCTTGACACGGTTGCAAATGCCG AGAGCATCACAGTGTATGATGACATTGATGCAGATGTATTAAGAAATTACCAAGAGTTTACTTTGGCTAATATCATCTACTTCACACTGAAAGAATCCACTACCAGTGAGCAGAGTGCTAGGATGACTGCTATGGACAATGCCAGCAAGAATGCTT ccgAGATGATTGACAAATTGACATTGACTTTCAACCGTACCCGTCAAGCCGTCATCACCAAGGAGCTTATTGAGATCATCTCTGGTGCTGCCGCTCTGTAA